The following coding sequences are from one Clostridioides difficile ATCC 9689 = DSM 1296 window:
- a CDS encoding NADH-dependent [FeFe] hydrogenase, group A6, with product MSLVNLTINGKHVSAPSGTSILDAAKLINIKIHNLCHLHMNEIDKLDTCASCRVCMVETERGLVPACGTVIKEGMKVQTNSAKALNARRTIVELLLSDHPQDCFVCEKNGDCELQTIAADLGVRKIRYQGSKSFAGKDTSTKSLVKDHSKCILCRRCETVCNDIQTVGALSGVNRGFNTLVSTFFNSDMVETECTFCGQCISVCPTGALTEVDNVPKLWDVLNKKEKTIVVQVAPAVRVAIGEEFGLEPGSISTGKMVAALKALGFEHVFDTNFGADFTIMEEATEFIERIQKGENLPILTSCCPAWVNFLEHNYPDKLNLASSCKSPQGMFGSIAKNYYAPKILGINPEELYVVSVMPCVAKKYEASREELSESGILDVDLSITTRELAKMIKEAAIDLPNLQDQDFDNPLGKSTGAASIFGASGGVLEAALRTSYEKITNKTLDNVNFTNVRGLKGIREASIDVDGTTVNVCIVNTLKNARKIMDKVRSGECKYHIIEVMACPGGCVGGAGQPYHHGNTEIVDRRANALYEIDRNKAIRKSHENPDLQAIYKDFFGEPNSDVAHKYLHTHYFDKSCVYGECPQECACEEAK from the coding sequence ATGAGTTTAGTTAATTTAACTATTAATGGCAAACACGTTTCAGCACCTAGTGGAACTTCTATCTTAGATGCTGCGAAATTAATAAATATAAAAATACACAACCTTTGTCATTTACATATGAATGAAATAGATAAGCTTGACACTTGTGCTTCTTGTCGTGTTTGTATGGTTGAGACAGAGAGAGGATTAGTTCCAGCTTGTGGAACAGTTATAAAGGAAGGTATGAAAGTTCAGACTAATAGTGCTAAAGCATTAAATGCTCGTAGAACTATTGTTGAATTATTGTTATCAGACCATCCACAAGATTGTTTTGTCTGTGAAAAAAATGGAGATTGTGAATTACAGACTATAGCTGCTGATTTAGGAGTAAGAAAAATAAGATATCAAGGTTCTAAATCTTTTGCAGGTAAAGATACTTCTACTAAATCTTTAGTTAAAGACCATTCTAAGTGTATATTATGTAGAAGATGCGAGACTGTATGTAATGACATACAAACAGTAGGAGCATTATCTGGAGTTAATCGTGGATTTAATACTTTAGTTAGTACATTCTTTAACTCTGATATGGTTGAAACAGAGTGTACATTCTGTGGTCAATGTATATCTGTCTGTCCAACTGGAGCATTAACAGAAGTAGATAATGTACCTAAACTTTGGGATGTTTTAAATAAAAAAGAAAAGACTATAGTAGTGCAAGTTGCTCCTGCTGTAAGAGTTGCTATTGGTGAAGAGTTTGGATTAGAACCAGGGTCAATCTCTACAGGAAAAATGGTAGCTGCTTTAAAAGCACTTGGATTTGAACATGTATTTGATACAAACTTTGGTGCAGATTTTACTATAATGGAAGAAGCTACTGAATTTATAGAAAGAATCCAAAAAGGTGAAAATCTTCCTATATTAACAAGTTGTTGTCCTGCATGGGTAAACTTCTTAGAGCACAATTATCCAGACAAGTTAAACTTAGCATCTAGCTGTAAGTCTCCTCAAGGTATGTTTGGTTCTATAGCTAAAAACTACTATGCACCTAAAATATTAGGAATCAATCCTGAAGAACTTTATGTTGTATCTGTAATGCCTTGTGTAGCTAAAAAATATGAAGCTTCAAGAGAAGAATTAAGTGAATCTGGAATACTAGATGTTGACCTTTCTATAACTACTAGAGAGTTAGCTAAGATGATAAAAGAAGCTGCAATCGATTTACCTAATCTTCAAGACCAAGATTTTGATAATCCTCTAGGAAAATCTACAGGTGCTGCATCTATATTTGGAGCAAGTGGTGGAGTTTTAGAAGCTGCCCTACGTACTTCATATGAGAAGATAACTAATAAGACTTTAGATAATGTAAACTTCACTAATGTTAGAGGTCTTAAAGGAATTAGGGAAGCAAGTATAGATGTTGATGGAACTACAGTTAATGTGTGTATTGTAAATACACTTAAAAACGCTAGAAAGATTATGGATAAGGTCAGAAGTGGAGAATGTAAATACCATATCATAGAAGTTATGGCATGTCCTGGTGGATGTGTTGGAGGTGCTGGTCAACCTTATCACCATGGTAATACTGAAATAGTTGATAGACGTGCAAATGCGTTATATGAAATAGATAGAAATAAGGCTATTCGTAAATCTCATGAGAATCCTGATTTACAAGCTATTTATAAAGACTTCTTTGGAGAACCAAATAGTGATGTAGCTCATAAATACCTTCATACTCATTACTTTGATAAGAGTTGTGTCTATGGAGAGTGTCCACAAGAATGTGCTTGTGAAGAAGCTAAGTAG